The following are encoded together in the Bacillus alveayuensis genome:
- a CDS encoding putative dehydrogenase (product_source=COG0673; cath_funfam=3.40.50.720; cog=COG0673; pfam=PF01408; superfamily=51735), which produces MIRFATIGTNWITEEFLKAAKNIPDFSLTAVYSRTEERAKKFAAKVGAKLTFTSLEEMAKSNEVDAVYIASPNSFHAEQAILFMKHGKHVLCEKPMASNTKEVKAMLKAAKEHNVVLMEAMKTTLLPNFLSIRKHIHKIGKIRRYFASYCQYSSRYDQYKNGIVLNAFNPRFSNGALMDIGIYCLYPMVFLFGKPQSVQANSIRLPSGVDGEGSIILHYGDMDGVVMYSKITNSYIPSEIQGEEGSILMDTIHTPQKVEIRYRNGHIEDITEKQREHPMYYEVKEFIELIQNGKHESEINSHHNSLTTIDIIEQARKQTGIIFPADV; this is translated from the coding sequence ATGATCAGATTTGCAACAATCGGGACAAACTGGATTACAGAGGAATTTTTAAAAGCCGCAAAAAATATCCCTGATTTTTCATTAACAGCTGTATATTCACGTACAGAGGAAAGAGCGAAGAAATTTGCAGCAAAAGTTGGGGCTAAGCTTACCTTTACGAGCTTAGAAGAGATGGCAAAAAGCAATGAAGTGGACGCCGTTTATATCGCCAGCCCAAATTCATTTCACGCTGAACAAGCAATATTATTCATGAAGCATGGAAAACATGTCTTATGTGAAAAGCCAATGGCATCCAATACAAAAGAAGTGAAAGCGATGTTAAAGGCAGCGAAAGAACACAATGTTGTATTAATGGAAGCTATGAAAACGACACTTTTACCGAACTTTTTATCCATTCGGAAACATATACATAAAATCGGAAAAATCCGCCGCTATTTTGCCAGCTACTGTCAATATTCGTCACGCTACGATCAATATAAGAATGGAATTGTATTAAATGCCTTTAATCCACGATTTTCAAATGGCGCATTAATGGACATTGGCATTTACTGCCTATATCCAATGGTCTTTTTATTCGGAAAACCGCAAAGTGTTCAAGCAAATAGTATTCGACTTCCATCTGGAGTGGACGGCGAGGGAAGCATCATCCTTCATTATGGTGATATGGATGGTGTTGTCATGTATTCAAAAATTACAAATTCCTATATTCCTTCAGAAATTCAAGGTGAAGAAGGAAGCATTTTGATGGATACTATTCACACACCGCAAAAAGTCGAAATTCGCTACCGCAATGGCCATATAGAAGACATTACTGAAAAACAACGAGAGCATCCAATGTATTACGAAGTAAAAGAATTTATTGAATTAATCCAAAACGGAAAACACGAATCCGAAATCAATTCACATCACAATTCCCTTACAACGATTGACATTATCGAACAAGCACGAAAACAAACGGGGATTATTTTCCCAGCAGACGTTTAA
- a CDS encoding cytosine permease (product_source=KO:K10974; cog=COG1457; ko=KO:K10974; pfam=PF02133; tigrfam=TIGR00800; transmembrane_helix_parts=Inside_1_29,TMhelix_30_52,Outside_53_55,TMhelix_56_78,Inside_79_90,TMhelix_91_113,Outside_114_132,TMhelix_133_155,Inside_156_161,TMhelix_162_179,Outside_180_198,TMhelix_199_221,Inside_222_232,TMhelix_233_255,Outside_256_264,TMhelix_265_287,Inside_288_306,TMhelix_307_329,Outside_330_332,TMhelix_333_355,Inside_356_367,TMhelix_368_390,Outside_391_399,TMhelix_400_422,Inside_423_439), giving the protein MQDDKKIKDFEREPVPQELRKGWLNLGAVWLGIGICLASVITGGTLGAGLTISQAIFAAIIGSLLLSIISALCSVVGAKTGLSTGLVSKFALGEYGSYAVSIVISISLFGWFGVQTQLFGASAQQILHELFGVNISVDLLSIIGGLLMTTSAVIGYKAIEKLSILAAPLMSFLLIASLWKVVHSHTWSEISIPPLAENAMPFTIAVSIVAGSFIVGSVIGPDIARYAKTPKDAVLASFFGFLIGYSFVLIIAAILAKATSQSDIVQIMLGLGWGSFAMLILILGQWTTNDNNLYSSALGFSVIFKKVPKFILTIIAGVIGTLLAALNIYDSFVPFLIFLSVLIPPIGGIYTADYFANQSKYSFEHLNTVGKVNVIGAATWIVSAFIAFCTTPSPNGFGLFTLTNAPALDAFLIAFVMQFALVKAAETRKKKLKINQQAM; this is encoded by the coding sequence ATGCAAGATGACAAAAAAATAAAAGATTTTGAACGTGAACCAGTACCTCAGGAGCTTCGGAAAGGTTGGTTGAATTTAGGAGCCGTTTGGCTCGGAATTGGAATCTGTTTAGCCTCTGTTATTACAGGGGGAACGCTTGGAGCGGGTTTAACGATTTCTCAAGCTATTTTTGCGGCCATTATTGGTTCTCTGTTATTGTCTATCATCAGTGCGTTATGTTCAGTCGTTGGCGCCAAAACAGGACTATCAACAGGATTAGTTTCCAAGTTTGCTTTAGGTGAATATGGATCCTATGCTGTCTCTATCGTTATTTCGATTTCGTTATTTGGTTGGTTTGGCGTGCAAACACAGCTATTTGGGGCAAGCGCTCAACAGATTTTACATGAGTTATTTGGCGTTAACATAAGTGTTGATTTGTTATCCATCATCGGTGGTTTATTAATGACAACGAGTGCCGTGATTGGCTATAAGGCGATTGAAAAATTAAGTATTTTAGCGGCACCCCTTATGAGCTTTTTATTAATTGCCTCTTTATGGAAGGTTGTTCATTCACATACGTGGAGTGAAATATCCATCCCGCCATTAGCAGAAAATGCGATGCCGTTTACGATTGCTGTATCGATTGTTGCCGGCTCCTTTATTGTCGGCTCAGTTATTGGTCCGGACATTGCCCGTTATGCGAAAACACCAAAAGATGCTGTTTTGGCATCATTTTTTGGATTTTTAATTGGATATAGCTTTGTCCTCATTATTGCAGCGATATTGGCAAAAGCAACAAGTCAATCCGATATTGTGCAAATTATGCTTGGGTTAGGTTGGGGAAGCTTTGCGATGTTGATTTTAATCCTAGGACAATGGACAACAAATGACAACAATCTTTATTCATCGGCATTAGGCTTTTCCGTTATTTTTAAGAAAGTGCCTAAATTTATCCTTACGATCATTGCTGGTGTTATTGGAACCTTATTAGCGGCATTAAATATTTATGACAGTTTCGTTCCATTTTTAATCTTTTTAAGTGTTCTAATCCCTCCAATTGGAGGTATCTATACAGCGGATTATTTTGCAAATCAATCAAAATATTCGTTTGAGCATCTTAACACGGTTGGAAAAGTCAATGTCATTGGTGCTGCAACATGGATTGTTTCAGCATTCATTGCCTTCTGTACAACGCCAAGTCCAAATGGGTTCGGTCTGTTCACGCTGACTAATGCTCCTGCATTAGACGCCTTTTTAATTGCCTTTGTTATGCAGTTTGCATTAGTGAAAGCGGCTGAGACGAGAAAGAAGAAACTAAAAATAAATCAACAAGCCATGTAA
- a CDS encoding transcriptional regulator with PAS, ATPase and Fis domain (product_source=COG3829; cath_funfam=1.10.10.60,1.10.8.60,1.20.58.300,3.40.50.300; cog=COG3829; pfam=PF00158,PF02954; smart=SM00091,SM00382; superfamily=46689,52540,55785), with product MLDFHKERYLQKINHRLAKFPVETEFFPLTIEARYSEYFLSLLEKVHKTGMNIYCDLGLLIPAKVKAEVFGVFVIKPKKHMEKWFEENIEMIECIAEALVEMISTEMEKGLLEKENDMFRMEIQHLFLSTKDFVALVSPDGTIQEMSDSFASYLKKSRSSLIGEPITDLISQEYFQNIKKTYENKDWNVTLHHIEEEQINVYVKPLYYLHSITSYLLYFKPIQSKAKVKQHTVYQFHDIKGVSHSIQSVIEMAKRVAPSSTTIMLRGESGTGKEVFAQSIHQYSNRAHKPFIAINCAAIPETLLESELFGYAKGAFTGAKERKKGRFELANGGTIFLDEIGDMSLHLQAKLLRVIQERKIEPVGDTKSIDVDVRIIAATHQNLEKLVKEGKFREDLYYRLNVIPITIPPLRERKEDIPILIEYFIKYWSNRLNRPPKRLSQNVYQLLLEYDWPGNVRELQNVIQHLVELEIGDIVTVKSLPDYLKNQPAMNVKKTNEYRDQHSRDEKDEIIQLLDQFGRDTPGKKKVAEALGISLSTLYRRMNKLKIK from the coding sequence ATGCTAGACTTTCATAAGGAACGATACCTTCAAAAAATAAATCATCGATTAGCAAAATTTCCAGTAGAAACGGAATTTTTCCCTTTAACAATAGAAGCTCGTTATTCGGAATATTTTTTGTCTTTATTGGAAAAAGTGCATAAGACCGGTATGAATATTTATTGTGATTTAGGTTTGCTGATTCCTGCTAAAGTGAAGGCGGAGGTTTTTGGGGTATTTGTGATAAAGCCGAAAAAACATATGGAGAAATGGTTTGAAGAGAACATAGAGATGATAGAATGTATAGCGGAAGCTTTGGTTGAAATGATTTCCACCGAAATGGAGAAAGGGCTATTAGAGAAGGAAAATGATATGTTTCGGATGGAGATTCAGCATCTTTTTTTATCAACAAAGGATTTTGTTGCATTAGTGTCACCGGACGGAACCATTCAAGAAATGAGCGATTCCTTCGCTTCTTATTTAAAGAAAAGCCGTTCCTCTTTAATCGGTGAACCGATAACGGATTTGATTTCACAAGAATATTTTCAAAATATTAAAAAAACATATGAGAATAAAGATTGGAATGTAACGCTTCATCATATTGAAGAAGAACAAATCAATGTTTATGTGAAGCCGCTCTATTATCTTCATTCGATTACCTCTTATTTGTTATATTTCAAACCAATTCAGTCAAAGGCGAAAGTGAAGCAACATACCGTTTATCAATTTCATGATATTAAAGGGGTCAGTCATTCGATTCAATCCGTGATCGAAATGGCAAAGCGTGTTGCCCCAAGCAGTACGACGATTATGCTGCGCGGCGAAAGTGGCACAGGCAAGGAAGTATTTGCTCAATCTATTCATCAGTACAGCAATCGCGCTCATAAACCATTTATTGCAATTAACTGTGCTGCTATACCTGAAACATTATTGGAAAGCGAATTATTCGGTTATGCAAAAGGTGCCTTTACAGGAGCGAAAGAAAGGAAAAAGGGGCGCTTTGAATTAGCTAACGGAGGGACCATTTTTTTAGATGAAATTGGAGATATGTCGTTACATCTTCAAGCAAAATTGTTGCGGGTCATTCAAGAACGAAAAATCGAGCCGGTAGGAGACACGAAAAGTATCGATGTGGATGTCCGCATTATTGCTGCTACACATCAAAATTTAGAAAAACTCGTTAAGGAAGGGAAATTCAGGGAAGATTTATATTATCGGTTAAATGTCATTCCGATCACCATCCCACCATTAAGAGAAAGAAAAGAGGATATACCGATTTTAATTGAATATTTTATCAAATATTGGTCAAACCGATTAAATCGTCCTCCTAAGCGATTGTCGCAAAACGTATATCAATTACTGCTAGAATATGACTGGCCGGGAAATGTGCGAGAGCTGCAAAATGTTATTCAGCATTTAGTAGAACTTGAAATTGGAGATATTGTCACCGTTAAAAGCTTGCCGGATTATTTAAAAAATCAACCCGCCATGAATGTGAAGAAAACAAACGAATATCGTGATCAACATTCAAGAGACGAAAAAGATGAAATTATTCAATTATTAGATCAATTTGGTCGAGATACCCCTGGTAAAAAGAAAGTGGCTGAAGCGTTAGGAATTAGCTTGTCAACGTTGTATAGGAGAATGAACAAATTGAAAATCAAATAG
- a CDS encoding DUF917 family protein (product_source=COG3535; cath_funfam=2.40.390.10,3.40.1610.10; cog=COG3535; ko=KO:K09703; pfam=PF06032; superfamily=160991): MAWTITKKDIPDIALGAKLLSCGGGGDTKTIEHLLLSVMDDQDLIVVKTVEEIMDEWIVPIGMIGSPVLYMEDIPVGDEGKQILEYYEHHTRKQANALISIEIGGMNALVPLLVALQKHLPVIDGDGMGRSFPELDMTTFYGSNIPIPPLALKTLHHEVMLTKGDIIQQTKEIIMNDSGYGHFISYGMSGREAKTSMIPGTLKLVLYLGKALKSGSRTEKLEKLQAAFENSVYGKPIFQFKGTIISLQKWFEKEGLVGRFFVIGRSPFSNRTIQIQFQNEFLCIEEQNGMMFTTPELILLLDERTLLPCSVSEIEEGQHVLVFVIPAPNMLRTSGMIQLVGPQRFGLPGSYKPFELEGGKLDEARN; this comes from the coding sequence ATGGCTTGGACAATCACAAAAAAAGATATTCCAGACATCGCATTAGGTGCAAAACTATTATCTTGTGGAGGTGGTGGAGACACAAAAACAATTGAACATTTGCTTCTATCCGTAATGGATGATCAGGACCTTATAGTCGTTAAAACAGTTGAAGAAATAATGGATGAATGGATTGTACCGATAGGAATGATCGGGTCACCTGTATTATATATGGAAGATATACCTGTTGGAGATGAAGGGAAACAAATATTGGAATATTATGAACACCATACAAGAAAACAGGCAAATGCCCTTATATCCATAGAAATTGGTGGCATGAACGCCTTAGTGCCGCTATTAGTTGCCTTACAAAAGCATCTCCCGGTGATTGACGGCGACGGAATGGGAAGATCCTTTCCTGAGCTAGATATGACAACATTTTATGGGTCAAACATACCGATCCCGCCGCTAGCCTTAAAAACGCTTCATCATGAAGTCATGTTAACAAAGGGAGATATCATACAACAAACAAAAGAAATCATAATGAACGACAGTGGATATGGTCATTTTATCTCCTATGGCATGAGCGGTAGAGAAGCAAAAACATCGATGATCCCTGGAACATTAAAGCTTGTTCTATATCTAGGAAAAGCGTTGAAGTCTGGAAGTCGAACGGAAAAGCTTGAAAAATTACAAGCAGCATTCGAAAACTCAGTATATGGGAAGCCGATATTTCAATTTAAAGGAACGATTATTTCCTTGCAAAAATGGTTTGAAAAAGAAGGACTAGTAGGAAGATTTTTTGTCATAGGGAGGTCTCCATTTTCGAATCGGACGATTCAAATTCAATTTCAAAATGAATTTTTATGTATTGAAGAGCAAAATGGCATGATGTTTACAACACCGGAATTAATTTTACTTCTCGATGAGCGAACACTCCTGCCTTGTAGTGTTTCCGAAATTGAAGAAGGACAGCATGTTCTCGTGTTTGTCATTCCTGCTCCGAATATGCTCAGAACTAGTGGCATGATTCAGCTAGTCGGCCCACAGAGATTTGGTTTACCAGGGTCATACAAACCTTTTGAACTAGAAGGAGGTAAACTAGATGAGGCTCGGAATTGA
- a CDS encoding N-methylhydantoinase A/oxoprolinase/acetone carboxylase beta subunit (product_source=COG0145; cath_funfam=3.30.420.40; cog=COG0145; pfam=PF01968,PF05378; superfamily=53067): MRLGIDVGGTNTNAVLVADDGKIVAVSQQLTTDDILTGIFEALKQMFSDTKLNPKKIKGVFIGTTHVSNALYFETGLVNVALIRLSKQKSFIKPALKWPKSLKSYIRHEFHVPSTLSFTKKDPTCVIENEVLSDIFSEIEKSGVEAVCIVGANSPFHEIEEKCVQKQLLERFPDMHVTMSHTIGSLGFIERENAALLNAMLSKVLKNALKGISTIFEKLNVHCPYWLIQNNGSIMSIEEAMHFPILTISSGVLNSLRGASILTELRDFILVDVGGSTINIGKMVNGRMEENVGSSTLLGIEINMPIPAITSLPFGFESVVKGEKGFLSLEKKKEKLIGNAQITLDGNKWTITDCFLKKSPIFPFYPNNHKRNLEKLSEEECQKIVKFVIKETKQAIDKYEELNRDIPIVLVGGASPFLKDRLFGKYRKVYHPAGYAYCNAIGACYAPVSAQLDKVLWLHDEKKEHVIEKRKQEVIDTVIRKGAKRDTVQVVSIKEYPFAYLKGQVLRVRIKAEGEL, encoded by the coding sequence ATGAGGCTCGGAATTGATGTCGGAGGGACAAACACGAATGCAGTATTAGTTGCTGATGATGGGAAAATCGTAGCGGTTTCCCAACAACTCACAACAGACGATATTTTGACTGGAATTTTTGAGGCACTGAAACAAATGTTTTCAGATACGAAGCTCAATCCGAAAAAGATAAAAGGTGTGTTTATTGGGACAACCCATGTATCAAATGCTCTTTATTTTGAAACAGGATTAGTCAATGTTGCATTAATTCGACTTTCAAAACAAAAAAGCTTCATCAAGCCTGCTTTAAAATGGCCTAAATCTTTAAAGTCATATATACGACACGAATTTCATGTTCCAAGTACGCTCAGTTTTACAAAAAAGGATCCAACATGTGTGATTGAAAATGAGGTATTATCTGATATTTTTTCAGAAATTGAAAAATCAGGTGTAGAAGCAGTTTGTATTGTCGGAGCCAATTCTCCCTTTCATGAAATCGAGGAAAAATGCGTTCAAAAACAGCTGTTAGAAAGATTTCCCGACATGCATGTCACGATGTCCCATACGATTGGAAGCTTAGGATTTATTGAAAGAGAGAATGCCGCTTTATTAAATGCGATGCTGTCAAAGGTGCTAAAAAACGCTCTTAAAGGGATATCAACGATATTTGAAAAGCTGAATGTACATTGTCCTTATTGGTTAATTCAAAATAATGGATCCATTATGAGCATCGAAGAAGCGATGCATTTTCCAATATTAACGATTAGTTCGGGAGTGTTGAACAGCTTAAGAGGTGCTTCTATCTTAACAGAGCTTCGTGATTTTATTTTAGTGGATGTCGGCGGGAGTACAATCAACATTGGCAAAATGGTCAATGGGAGGATGGAAGAAAATGTTGGATCTTCAACGTTATTAGGAATTGAAATCAATATGCCGATACCAGCCATTACCTCATTGCCATTTGGATTTGAAAGTGTTGTAAAAGGCGAAAAAGGATTTCTCTCTCTTGAAAAAAAGAAGGAAAAACTGATCGGAAATGCTCAAATCACATTGGACGGAAACAAATGGACGATTACCGACTGTTTTTTAAAAAAATCTCCCATTTTCCCTTTTTATCCGAACAACCATAAGAGGAACTTGGAAAAATTATCAGAAGAGGAATGTCAAAAAATTGTGAAGTTTGTAATCAAGGAAACGAAGCAAGCGATTGACAAATACGAGGAATTAAATAGAGATATCCCGATTGTATTAGTCGGAGGGGCAAGTCCATTTTTAAAAGACAGACTATTTGGTAAATATCGAAAAGTTTATCATCCAGCTGGCTACGCTTATTGCAATGCCATCGGAGCTTGTTATGCACCTGTTAGCGCCCAGCTAGATAAGGTGCTATGGCTCCATGATGAAAAAAAAGAACACGTCATTGAAAAAAGAAAGCAAGAAGTCATTGATACCGTTATTCGTAAAGGGGCAAAACGAGATACTGTACAAGTAGTTTCAATCAAGGAATATCCGTTCGCTTATTTAAAAGGTCAAGTTTTGCGAGTGCGGATTAAAGCAGAGGGAGAATTATGA